The following are from one region of the Microtus pennsylvanicus isolate mMicPen1 chromosome 15, mMicPen1.hap1, whole genome shotgun sequence genome:
- the Zfhx2 gene encoding zinc finger homeobox protein 2 isoform X1, whose protein sequence is MATLNSASSSSAVPSPGHDAPSPPPDTSSSTSDPVTKDPPDAPATSESVRSSEPGAERLESGCGLVPPKEIGDPQGEPGCGHIPPKDLGVEKEEEEEETILPLDLSNHLFFAAGGKAYLLAKLSVNSCSSGSELLLPKDFPWDEANIQEESSLPLLAHFPSSHLTTLHIQHGFDPTQGFSSSDQILSHDTSVPSLAACEGRDGSFWSYQLVPNPSEDPKDGPLESQWGDHRALFWICLLCRLGFSRLRAFIGHTHSHGVKLTPAHHQGLLGSPAILQEGDEGGMAFLSFLEPKLACPSPKVPDNSTVTAVTNGAQTEDGPPEADIQALVLPTEEVMALSPPSPSTALTTWDPSPTQAKESPVSRGEAGPDWFPEGQEEDGGLCLPLNQSSPTSKEAATLPAPVGSPEDASDPPQSCRLIDDYAPAPAAFQGLSLSSHMSLLHSRNSCKTLKCPKCNWHYKYQQTLDVHMREKHPESNSHCSYCSAGGAHPRLARGESYNCGYKPYRCDVCNYSTTTKGNLSIHMQSDKHLANLQGFQGGPGGQGSPPEASLPPPSVGDKEPKAKSSWQCKVCSYETNISRNLRIHMTSEKHMQNVLMLHQGLPLGLPPGLVGPGPPPPPGTTPTNPPELFQYFGPQALGQPQTPLPGPGLRPEKPLEAQLLLNGLHHLGAPSRKFLTTAPGSLSPETHLPPSQLLGSSSDGLPASPSPDDSPPLKVFRCLVCQAFSTDSLELLLYHCSIGRSLPEAEWKEVAGDTHRCKLCCYGTQLKANFQLHLKTDKHTQKYQLAAHLREGGGAMGTPSPLPLGDGASYGSVSSLHLRCNICDFESNSKEKMQLHARGSAHEENSQIYKFLLDMEGAEAGPELGLYRCLLCAWDTPSRLAVLQHLRTPAHRDAQAQRRLQLLQNGPSTEEGLSALQNILSFSHGRLRTPGKTDTPSSKPPTSEKDAQNKTEQLASGVTEDRTGPSTDSANQITVYCCPYCSFLSPESDQVRVHTLSQHAVQPKYRCPLCQEQLMGRPALHFHLSHLHNVVPECVEKLLLVATTVEMTFATKMLPGLTPTPVEDGLERPTPGPEPTPSRDQVAESSNLTPEASPDPPEPLPAPVEGPEKPSGSPEQPSSPVSSPAPQLDAQVEEVAAPPAMAEEEEGAMGEPRSAEPSPADSRHPLTYRKTTNFALDKFLDPARPFKCTVCKESFTQKNILLVHYNSVSHLHKMKKAAIDPSCPARGEAGIPPPTSATSDKPFKCTVCRVSYNQSSTLEIHMRSVLHQTRSRGPKADAKAEGPERSQEELKEGETEGEVGTEKKGPDPSGFMSGLPFLSPPPPPLDLHRFPAPLFTPPVLPPFPLVPESLLKLQQQQLLLPFYLHDLKVGPKLALASPTPMLSLPAATPPPLPAPPKAELPEQEWERPLIAEEGNEAGPSSPPHTSPNDAARTAAKALLENFGFELVIQYNEGKQAVPPPPTPPPPESLGGGDKLACGACGKLFSNMLILKSHEEHVHRRFLPFEALSRYAAQFRKSYDSLYPPPVEPPKPPDGSLESPPQIGPPFMIPEPEVAGIHASEERSLAGGHWPLEEDDGSRGSLPHTVPAGRRFSRTKFTEFQTQALQSFFETSAYPKDGEVERLANLLGLASRVVVVWFQNARQKARKNACEGGSVTAGGSSGGASGCRRCHTTFACVFELVRHLKKCYDDQPPEEEEEAERGEEEEEVEEEEAEEQNSEPAARQGGPSPEHADVEDPSQVEPARPEGKEEPEGKAPPSPATHTCDQCAVSFPSQDLLTAHHRLHFPPCAAQPSAPPQLLDLPLLVFGERNPVVSGTSSVTGTPLKRKHDDGSLSPTGSEAGGGGEGEPPKDKRLRTTILPEQLEILYRWYMQDSNPTRKMLDCISEEVGLKKRVVQVWFQNTRARERKGQFRSTPGGVAGPAVKPTVTPTPAPFPKFNLLLSKTEDDPGKEAPKREAPAFPYPTVTPAAGPLSFLPPGTPGKEATVPTPEPPVPLPVPALSEDEGPEEPSKASPESEACSPSAGDLSDSSTSSLAEPESPGAGGTNGAPGSGSGVPDAMGQRRYRTQMSSLQLKIMKACYEAYRTPTMQECEVLGEEIGLPKRVIQVWFQNARAKEKKAKLQGTALAGSGSGSEGALAAQRTDCPYCDVKYDFYVSCRGHLFSRQHLAKLKEAVRAQLKSESKCYDLAPAPEAPLAPKGPPAPAQPATTPASVPLGPSPTLPRLAPVLLPGPTLAQPPLGSMASFNSGPAASSGLLGLASSVLPATTVVQTAGPGHPLPQRPVSNQTNSSSTDPTPGPATDPSGDKVSGERKPVATLSNSSTDALKNLKALKATVPALLGGQFLPFPLPPAGGAAPPAVFGPQLQGAYFQQLYGMKKGLFPMNPVIPQTLIGLLPNALLQPPPQAPEPTATAPPKPPELPAPGEGDSGEADELLTGSAGISTVDVTHRYLCRQCKMAFDGEAPATAHQRSFCFFGRGSGGSMPPPLRVPICTYHCLACEVLLSGREALASHLRSSAHRRKAAPPPGGPPITVTNSATAVPAAVAFAKRKQDYLTRTPTQKLLLPLHF, encoded by the exons ATGGCTACCCTTAATTCGGCCTCTTCCTCCAGTGCTGTTCCTTCCCCTGGGCATGATGCTCCGTCCCCACCTCCGGACACCTCCTCTAGCACCTCTGATCCTGTCACCAAAGATCCCCCTGATGCCCCCGccacctctgaaagtgtaaggtCCTCAGAGCCAGGGGCAGAGCGTCTGGAGTCAGGCTGTGGCCTTGTTCCACCAAAGGAAATTGGAGATCCCCAAGGAGAGCCTGGCTGTGGTCACATCCCACCAAAGGACCTCGGggtggaaaaggaggaggaggaggaggaaacgaTCCTTCCTTTGGACCTAAGCAACCACTTATTCTTTGCAGCTGGGGGTAAGGCCTACCTACTGGCCAAGCTGTCAGTGAACTCTTGTTCAAGTGGCAGTGAACTCTTGTTACCAAAGGACTTCCCCTGGGATGAGGCAAACATCCAGGAAGAGTCCAGCCTGCCCCTCCTTGCCCATTTTCCCTCCTCACACCTTACCACCCTTCACATCCAACATGGCTTTGACCCAACCCAAGGCTTTAGCTCTTCTGACCAAATTCTGTCCCATGATACCTCAGTGCCATCTCTGGCTGCCTGTGAGGGAAGGGATGGATCCTTCTGGAGCTACCAGCTGGTTCCAAACCCATCCGAAGATCCCAAAGATGGCCCCCTGGAGAGCCAATGGGGAGACCACAGGGCACTGTTCTGGATCTGCCTTCTGTGCCGCCTGGGTTTCAGCCGGCTCCGGGCCTTCATAGGCCACACACATTCTCATGGAGTGAAGCTGACCCCTGCCCACCACCAGGGCCTGCTGGGCAGCCCGGCGATACTTCAGGAAGGTGATGAAGGCGGCATGGCCTTCCTAAGCTTTCTGGAACCAAAACTTGCTTGCCCTTCTCCCAAAGTCCCTGACAACAGCACAGTGACCGCGGTGACAAACGGAGCCCAGACTGAGGATGGCCCCCCAGAGGCAGACATTCAGGCCCTCGTTCTCCCCACTGAAGAAGTTATGGCCCTCAGTCCACCATCCCCTTCCACAGCCCTAACcacctgggaccccagcccaaCCCAAGCCAAAGAATCGCCAGTATCAAGAGGCGAGGCAGGGCCAGACTGGTTCCCCGAGGGGCAGGAAGAGGATGGAGGGCTCTGTCTCCCACTCAACCAAAGCTCACCCACCTCCAAGGAGGCAGCCACGCTCCCAGCTCCAGTAGGCTCTCCTGAAGACGCCAGTGACCCACCTCAGTCCTGTCGTCTGATTGATGACTACGCTCCGGCCCCTGCAGCCTTCCAGGGCCTCAGCCTGTCCAGCCACATGTCCCTGCTACACTCACGCAATTCCTGCAAGACTCTCAAGTGTCCCAAGTGCAACTGGCACTACAAGTACCAGCAGACCCTAGACGTGCACATGCGGGAGAAGCATCCGGAGAGCAACAGTCACTGCAGCTACTGCAGCGCCGGGGGCGCCCACCCCCGCCTCGCCCGCGGAGAGAGCTACAACTGTGGCTACAAGCCCTACCGCTGCGACGTCTGCAACtactccaccaccaccaaaggCAACCTCAGCATCCACATGCAGTCCGACAAGCACCTGGCCAACCTGCAGGGCTTCCAGGGGGGGCCTGGTGGGCAGGGCAGTCCCCCAGAGGCGTCCCTCCCGCCCCCTTCTGTAGGGGATAAAGAGCCCAAGGCCAAATCATCCTGGCAGTGCAAGGTGTGCAGCTATGAAACCAACATCTCCCGAAACCTGCGCATCCACATGACTTCCGAGAAACACATGCAGAATGTGCTCATGTTGCACCAGGGGCTGCCGCTCGGCCTGCCACCAGGGCTGGTGGGGCCAGGACCTCCTCCGCCGCCGGGAACTACCCCCACCAACCCTCCAGAACTCTTCCAGTACTTTGGGCCCCAGGCCCTAGGACAGCCTCAGACGCCTCTGCCTGGGCCTGGGCTGAGGCCAGAAAAGCCCCTGGAAGCCCAGCTGCTCCTTAACGGTCTCCACCACCTTGGAGCACCTTCCCGAAAGTTCCTCACCACTG CCCCTGGCAGCCTCTCCCCTGAGACCCATCTGCCACCAAGTCAGCTCCTGGGCTCCTCCTCCGACGGCCTGCCCGCCTCACCATCCCCAGATGACAGCCCACCCCTGAAGGTGTTCCGCTGCCTGGTATGCCAGGCATTCAGCACAGACAGCCTGGAGCTGCTGCTTTACCACTGCAGCATAGGCCGGAGCCTCCCAGAGGCCGAGTGGAAGGAGGTAGCCGGTGACACCCACCGCTGCAAACTTTGCTGCTATGGCACCCAGCTCAAGGCCAACTTCCAGCTCCACCTCAAGACTGACAAACACACGCAGAAGTACCAGCTAGCAGCCCACCTTAGAGAGGGGGGTGGAGCCATGGGCACCCCTTCCCCACTGCCCCTGGGGGATGGGGCTTCTTATGGCTCTGTCTCCTCGCTCCACCTGCGCTGCAACATCTGTGACTTTGAGTCCAACAGCAAGGAGAAGATGCAGCTGCACGCCCGGGGGTCAGCCCATGAAGAAAACAGCCAGATCTATAAG TTTCTCCTGGATAtggagggagcagaggcagggccaGAGCTGGGGCTTTACCGCTGTCTGCTGTGTGCCTGGGACACACCTTCCCGCCTAGCCGTGCTACAACACCTGCGCACACCCGCCCACCGCGATGCCCAGGCCCAGAGGCGTCTGCAGCTGCTACAAAATGGCCCAAGCACTGAAGAAGGCCTCTCAGCTCTTCAGAATATCCTGAGCTTCAGCCATGGGCGGCTCCGAACTCCTG GGAAGACTGACACCCCCTCATCTAAGCCACCCACCTCtgagaaagatgcccagaacaAGACAGAACAATTGG CTTCTGGAGTGACAGAGGACAGAACTGGCCCTTCCACAGACAGTGCCAACCAGATCACG GTATACTGCTGTCCATATTGCAGCTTCCTGAGCCCAGAGTCTGACCAGGTGAGGGTTCATACACTCTCTCAGCATGCTGTGCAGCCCAAGTATAGGTGCCCACTGTGCCAGGAACAGCTAATGGGCCGGCCTGCCCTACACTTCCATCTCAGCCACCTTCACAACGTGGTGCCCGAGTGTGTTGAGAAGCTGCTGCTTGTG GCCACAACCGTAGAGATGACCTTTGCAACCAAAATGCTGCCTGGACTCACACCAACCCCTGTGGAAGATGGCCTAGAACGCCCCACTCCTGGTCCAGAGCCCACTCCCAGCAGAGATCAGGTAGCAG AGAGCTCTAACCTGACCCCAGAGGCCAGCCCAGATCCTCCTGAACCTCTCCCGGCACCAGTTGAGGGCCCAGAGAAGCCCTCAGGAAGCCCTGAGCAGCCCTCTTCTCCAGTCTCATCTCCGGCCCCTCAGCTCGATGCCCAGGTTGAAGAAGTGGCTGCTCCACCAGCCATggctgaagaggaagaaggagccaTGGGGGAACCCCGCTCTGCAGAGCCATCCCCAGCTGACTCTCGCCACCCGCTGACCTATCGGAAGACCACCAACTTTGCCCTGGACAAATTTCTTGACCCTGCTCGCCCCTTTAAGTGTACTGTGTGTAAGGAGTCCTTCACCCAGAAGAACATCCTCTTGGTTCATTATAATTCCGTCTCCCACCTTCACAAGATGAAGAAGGCTGCCATTGACCCATCATGCCCTGCCCGAGGAGAAGCTGGCATCCCCCCACCCACCAGCGCTACATCAGACAAGCCCTTCAAGTGCACGGTCTGCAGAGTGTCCTACAACCAGAGCTCCACCCTGGAGATCCATATGCGATCAGTTCTGCACCAGACTCGCTCCAGGGGGCCCAAGGCTGATGCCAAGGCTGAAGGACCGGAGCGCAGCCAAGAAGAACTCAAGGAAGGCGAGACTGAGGGTGAGGTGGGCACTGAGAAGAAAGGCCCCGACCCCAGTGGCTTCATGTCTGGActgccctttctctctccaccACCCCCTCCCTTGGACCTGCACCGGTTCCCAGCCCCCCTCTTCACCCCCCCAGTCCTGCCCCCCTTCCCTCTGGTTCCAGAATCACTGCTCAAGCTCCAACAGCAGCAGCTACTGCTGCCCTTCTACCTCCATGACCTCAAAGTGGGGCCCAAGCTGGCACTAGCCAGTCCTACACCCATGCTGTCCCTACCGGCTGCcaccccacctcctcttcccGCACCCCCCAAGGCTGAGCTGCCTGAGCAGGAATGGGAGCGGCCCCTCATAGCTGAAGAGGGGAATGAAGCAGGGCCCTCTTCACCACCCCACACATCGCCCAACGATGCTGCCCGCACAGCAGCCAAAGCCCTGCTAGAAAATTTCGGCTTTGAGTTAGTCATTCAGTACAATGAAGGGAAGCAAGcagtgccccctcccccaacacctcCTCCCCCAGAGTCTCTGGGGGGCGGAGACAAGCTGGCCTGCGGGGCCTGTGGGAAACTCTTCTCCAACATGCTTATCCTCAAGAGTCACGAGGAACATGTTCACCGCCGCTTTCTGCCCTTTGAGGCTCTGAGCCGATACGCTGCTCAGTTTCGGAAGAGCTATGACAGCCTGTATCCACCCCCAGTAGAGCCCCCCAAACCTCCAGATGGGTCCCTGGAGTCACCTCCCCAGATAGGCCCACCTTTCATGATTCCAGAGCCTGAGGTAGCGGGGATCCACGCTTCTGAGGAGCGAAGCCTGGCAGGAGGACACTGGCCCCTGGAGGAAGACGACGGCTCTCGAGGCAGTCTTCCTCACACAGTGCCTGCAGGCCGCCGCTTCTCCAGAACCAAGTTCACTGAATTCCAGACCCAAGCCCTGCAGTCCTTCTTCGAGACCAGCGCCTACCCCAAGGATGGAGAGGTGGAGCGACTTGCAAATCTCTTGGGTCTGGCTAGCCGTGTGGTGGTCGTGTGGTTCCAGAACGCCCGCCAGAAAGCCCGCAAAAATGCCTGTGAGGGCGGGTCTGTGACCGCTGGGGGGTCTTCTGGGGGGGCCTCCGGCTGTAGGCGCTGCCATACCACCTTTGCCTGTGTTTTCGAGTTAGTTCGGCACCTCAAGAAGTGCTATGATGACCAAcctcctgaggaagaggaggaggcagagagaggggaagaggaagaagaggtagaagaagaagaggcagaagagcAGAACTCCGAACCTGCCGCTAGGCAAGGTGGCCCATCACCAGAACATGCAGATGTGGAGGACCCAAGCCAAGTTGAGCCAGCAAGACCTGAAGGCAAAGAAGAGCCTGAAGGGAAGGCACCCCCATCCCCTGCCACCCACACCTGTGACCAGTGTGCCGTTTCCTTCCCCAGCCAGGACCTCCTGACTGCTCACCACAGACTGCATTTCCCACCGTGTGCGGCGCAGCCTAGCGCGCCACCGCAGCTCCTCGATCTGCCCCTGCTGGTGTTCGGGGAGCGGAACCCCGTAGTATCAGGCACCTCCTCAGTGACAGGGACACCCCTCAAGCGGAAGCATGACGATGGCAGTCTGTCTCCCACAGGCAGTGAAGCAgggggtggaggagagggtgaACCCCCCAAAGACAAGCGCCTGCGCACCACCATCCTGCCCGAGCAGCTGGAGATCCTGTACCGCTGGTACATGCAGGACTCCAACCCCACGCGGAAGATGCTGGACTGCATCTCTGAGGAGGTGGGGCTCAAGAAACGAGTAGTGCAGGTCTGGTTCCAGAATACCAGGGCCCGAGAGAGGAAAGGCCAGTTTCGAAGCACCCCAGGGGGAGTAGCTGGGCCAGCGGTCAAACCCACTGTTACACCCACCCCAGCACCCTTCCCCAAATTCAACCTCCTGCTGAGCAAGACAGAAGATGATCCTGGGAAGGAAGCCCCAAAGAGAGAAGCCCCTGCTTTCCCTTACCCCACAGTCACCCCTGCAGCCGGGCCTCTATCATTCCTGCCACCTGGGACACCTGGGAAAGAGGCCACTGTACCAACACCAGAGCCCCCTGTACCCCTCCCAGTTCCCGCACTCAGTGAGGATGAGGGCCCAGAGGAACCGTCTAAAGCTTCTCCAGAAAGTGAGGCTTGCAGTCCCTCTGCAGGAGACCTGAGTGATTCATCTACTTCCAGCCTGGCTGAACCAGAGTCCCCGGGGGCTGGAGGGACCAATGGGGCACCAGGAAGTGGGTCTGGAGTTCCAGATGCAATGGGGCAGCGGCGATATAGGACCCAgatgagcagcctgcagctgaaGATCATGAAAGCCTGCTACGAAGCCTACCGTACCCCTACGATGCAAGAGTGCGAGGTGCTGGGGGAGGAAATCGGACTGCCCAAGAGAGTCATTCAGGTCTGGTTCCAAAATGCTCGGGCCAAGGAAAAGAAAGCCAAACTGCAGGGGACAGCACTTGCAGGCAGCGGGAGCGGCAGCGAGGGCGCCTTGGCAGCCCAGCGCACCGACTGCCCCTACTGTGATGTCAAGTATGACTTCTATGTCTCTTGTCGAGGCCACCTCTTTTCTCGTCAGCACCTGGCCAAGCTTAAGGAGGCCGTCCGAGCCCAGCTGAAGAGTGAAAGCAAGTGCTACGACTTAGCCCCAGCACCCGAGGCCCCACTGGCTCCCAAAGGGCCGCCCGCCCCCGCGCAGCCCGCCACCActcctgcctctgtgcctctGGGGCCTTCCCCGACCCTGCCTCGCCTGGCTCCTGTCCTCTTGCCTGGCCCAACTCTGGCCCAGCCACCACTCGGAAGCATGGCTTCTTTCAATTCAG GCCCTGCAGCCTCCTCAGGCCTCCTTGGCCTCGCCTCTTCAGTTCTGCCTGCTACCACAGTGGTCCAGACTGCTGGTCCAGGCCACCCCTTACCTCAGAGACCTGTGTCCAACCAAACCAACAGCAGCTCTACTGACCCTACCCCTGGCCCAGCTACTGATCCCTCAGGAGACAAAGTCTCTGGTGAGCGAAAGCCAGTTGCAACCCTTTCCAACTCCTCCACTGATGCCCTCAAGAACCTGAAAGCGTTGAAGGCCACTGTCCCAGCCCTGTTGGGGGGACAGTTCCTGCCGTTCCCATTGCCCCCTGCAGGCGGGGCAGCACCACCAGCTGTCTTTGGCCCTCAGTTACAAGGGGCCTACTTCCAACAGCTTTACGGCATGAAGAAGGGGCTATTTCCCATGAACCCCGTGATACCTCAGACCCTCATTGGGCTGCTCCCCAATGCCCTCCTCCAGCCACCACCCCAAGCCCCTGAACCTACAGCCACAGCACCCCCAAAGCCTCCTGAGCTGCCGGCTCCTGGGGAAGGGGAC